The DNA region GCCGCGGGCGCAGGAGATTTGAGGGGGGCTGCCCCTAGTACGAGAGGACCGGGGTGGACGGACCTCTGGTGTACCAGTTGTCCCGCCAGGGGCACAGCTGGGTAGCCAATGTCCGGTTCGGATAAGCGCTGAAAGCATCTAAGCGCGAAGCCGGCCCCAAGATTAGATCTCCCTTCCCCCGGGAAACCGGGGGACTGAAGGCCCCTCGGAGATTACGAGGTTGATAGGCCGGAGGTGTAAGCGCAGCAATGCGTTTAGCCAACCGGTACTAATCGGCCGTGAGGCTTGGCCATAAAATTCGCCCTGAGCGAATTCGGGTTCAGACCCTTTCCTATTCGATATAGATTTCCCGGTGGCCATAGCGGAGGGGAAACACCCGTTCCCATTCCGAACACGGCAGTTAAGCCCTCCAGCGCCGATGGTACTGCACGGGCGACCGTGTGGGAGAGTAGGTCGCTGCCGGGATTAAAAACTGAATAATAAAAAGCCCGCCTTTCCAGTAAAAGGAAAGGCGGGCTTTTCGTTTTTAACTTCCTTATCCTATTCCAGCCAGATCCTGACCCTTGTCCCCTCCTTCTTATCCACTACCTCGACCAATTCAGTAGGACTAAGTTTCTGTATCTCATCCCAAGTTGATGCCATCGTCAGGATCGCCAACACATCCTCATCGCTACAGCCACCCTTTTCCTTCGCTATCTTGAGGAACTCCTCCCGATGTGCCATAAGGGCGTTGACCACCTTTATCGGAATGTTTACGATCACCTGTGCCCCTTCCTCTCCTTTTTCATACACCCTTATCTTGAGCCAGGTGGCTTTCTTGAAGCTCGTTCCCTTCACCTTCCTGGAGGTGATCCTCTTTACCTCCTGACCGAAGAGGGGAAAGGTAACGAGGGAGATAATGATAAGGGGAAGGATGATGAGTGTAGCCTTTTTCTTCATCTCTTGCCCTCCTTTTACCTATTTAAACGGATCAAGGAGGGAGTAGGTTTATCATTCGACCCAGATTTCCACCCTTTCCCCGGATTCCTTGTCTATCATCTTGAAGAGCGGTCCCGGAGGAAGATCCTTGATGCTCTTCCATAAATTGGCGATGTCGATCCCTGTCTCCTTGATGAACTCCTTCTTTTGCTCCTCAGTAAGGGAGTTTATCACCAGATCAGCCAATACGATGGGGAAGTTCAAATCCACCGAAGGGGTTTTCTTTCCCGGTTCGTAGACCCGGAGTTTGATCCACCTTATCCCTTTACCTCTTCTCCTCTTTGGTTTTTCTATGATCTTCGCCTTCTTATCCACCTTAAGGATGGCGAGTTTAATCCGGTCCTTTATCGTCTCGTCGAGCGAAGGATCACGAAGTGCTCGGTATAATACCGGTTTTGCCCTCTTCTTCGCCTCTTCGTTGCCACCAGCGAGCTCGAGGGCAGCGTAGTAAGCGACCATCCTGTCAGCATCGGAGAGGAAGGAGGAAAGCTCAGTGAGGTACTTCTGCTTTTCCTTTTCTCGGAGGAATTTTCCCAGAATGGAGATGAGGGATATCTTCGCCTCTTCGACTAAGGGCGAGCTCTTTCCATAGGTTTTGATGAAGGAACGGTAGGCACGAGCTGCCTGTTCCCACTTTCCCTGTCTTTCCAGTGAACGGGCGAGGTAGAAACGGACGGTTCCTAAATCCTTGCTCTTGGGGTACCGGGCGATGAACTCCCGCGAAAGCGTCTCCGCTTTGGCGAAGTTTAGGTCAAACATAGCCAGTTTTATCTCTCGGAGGAGCTTCTCCTCGTCCTTCTTTCCAGGAAAGCTGACGAGGATGCTAACGAGGAAAAGGGGAAGAATAACCCCCAAGGTGATGATCTTAAGGCTATCTCTTGATTTTAGCTTCATCTATGTCATCTCCTTGGTGAGGAGGTTTATCTTCATTATAAGCTCTTTTTCCCGCACCATATCCCTTATCTCCCTCATCTCTTTCGGTGAAGGATTTGCTCCCAAGCTGGTTATATTGAGCATTATCGCCTCAAGCTCATTGGCAAGCCCCCGTACCTTAGCCAGTTCCGGCTTATCAAGTGCCCAATCTATGAACTTCTTCTTGGTAAGGAGGCGCCGGGAAAGCTCCTTGGTCAGGACGATATCAGTGCCCTCCCCCCCCTCATCGAGGCTAAGGAGGAGGGTTTCGCTTCCCGCAAGGTATTCTACCACCGCTGATTTCGCCACCAACAGCTCATAGCGGGAGAGATCTGGTGTCTCCTTTCTCCTGATGTTCGGGTAGATCAGAAGGAGGAAAAAGAGGGCTGCGGAGGCGGCGATGAGGGCGAGTTTCGCAGGAAGGGGGATCAGTTTTTTCTTTAAATGACCCCGCCTTTTGAGCTCAGCGATCACCTCTTCAGGAAAACGCTGCCAGTTGATGTAATCCACGGGATAGGTAGAATGGGAAGAGATGAGTTCAATGACCCCCTTCAACTCCTCATACCTTGCTCGGCAGGAGGGGCATTGATCGAGATGGGTGAGAAGTTCCCTCTCCTCCTTTGGGGATAATTCTCCATACAGGTGGAGGGTAATCAAGGCTTCGAATCTCTCACATCCCTTCATATTGCCACTACCCCCTCTTCCTCCAATTCCCTTTTTATTCGGGTTATCGCCTGATGGAGACTCGCCTTCACCGTACCTAGGGCACAGCCCCTTATCTCAGCTATCTCCTGTAGGGATAGCCCTTCATAATGCCTCAAGATAAATACCTCCCTTTGCCCATTAGGAAGGGAGTTTATCGCCCG from Acidobacteriota bacterium includes:
- a CDS encoding tetratricopeptide repeat protein; this encodes MKLKSRDSLKIITLGVILPLFLVSILVSFPGKKDEEKLLREIKLAMFDLNFAKAETLSREFIARYPKSKDLGTVRFYLARSLERQGKWEQAARAYRSFIKTYGKSSPLVEEAKISLISILGKFLREKEKQKYLTELSSFLSDADRMVAYYAALELAGGNEEAKKRAKPVLYRALRDPSLDETIKDRIKLAILKVDKKAKIIEKPKRRRGKGIRWIKLRVYEPGKKTPSVDLNFPIVLADLVINSLTEEQKKEFIKETGIDIANLWKSIKDLPPGPLFKMIDKESGERVEIWVE
- a CDS encoding zf-HC2 domain-containing protein, with product MKGCERFEALITLHLYGELSPKEERELLTHLDQCPSCRARYEELKGVIELISSHSTYPVDYINWQRFPEEVIAELKRRGHLKKKLIPLPAKLALIAASAALFFLLLIYPNIRRKETPDLSRYELLVAKSAVVEYLAGSETLLLSLDEGGEGTDIVLTKELSRRLLTKKKFIDWALDKPELAKVRGLANELEAIMLNITSLGANPSPKEMREIRDMVREKELIMKINLLTKEMT